Proteins from a genomic interval of Clostridium sp. AN503:
- a CDS encoding MotA/TolQ/ExbB proton channel family protein: MKNKLYYVLFGLYFVMVGFILYINGVFTGKVLSWSNVLINVVFLLIIGVLFVISFISFGRLNSCTDVLAKAGELMQKEYSIKGGCLWEEYRDRKKVFDNPLLEEAFDRYRTRLKGYEKGHRMTNTCDLDEYINEDLLDEIGMTHFNGSIAGTLTGLGILGTFIGLSLGLNSFNGNDIYTISDNVGPLLEGMKVAFHTSVYGIFFSLIFNVAYRAVMADAYEKLSHFQMVFRECVMPQVSTTDENSAVMLVYQANMANAMKSVVELLKGRAAEHTQGVEQMVRQFTEELTKTMGADFEKLGWTLNSVAESQQTGAENCREMEMTARELLAANRAILDAFGQISSRQDEFARELETQRKILADTCRNLDQEIGSQLYTFQQMKSLERR, encoded by the coding sequence ATGAAAAATAAGCTGTATTATGTTCTTTTTGGACTGTATTTTGTTATGGTAGGATTTATTCTGTATATCAACGGAGTGTTTACGGGGAAGGTGCTGTCCTGGAGCAATGTGCTGATCAATGTGGTATTCCTGCTGATCATCGGCGTTCTGTTTGTGATATCCTTTATCAGCTTCGGAAGGCTGAATTCCTGCACCGACGTGCTGGCAAAGGCCGGAGAACTGATGCAGAAGGAGTATTCCATCAAAGGCGGCTGCCTGTGGGAGGAGTACCGCGACAGGAAGAAGGTGTTTGACAATCCACTTCTGGAGGAGGCCTTTGACAGGTACAGGACCCGCCTGAAGGGATATGAGAAGGGGCACCGCATGACCAACACCTGCGACCTGGACGAGTACATAAATGAGGACCTGCTGGACGAGATTGGGATGACCCATTTTAACGGGAGCATTGCCGGGACACTGACAGGTCTTGGTATCCTCGGTACCTTTATCGGCCTTTCCCTGGGATTAAACTCCTTTAATGGGAACGATATCTATACGATCTCAGACAATGTGGGGCCTCTTTTGGAGGGCATGAAGGTGGCGTTCCATACCTCAGTGTACGGCATCTTCTTTTCTCTGATCTTCAATGTGGCCTACCGGGCGGTCATGGCGGATGCCTATGAGAAGTTGTCCCATTTCCAGATGGTATTCCGGGAATGTGTGATGCCGCAGGTGTCCACCACCGATGAGAACAGCGCCGTTATGCTGGTCTACCAGGCCAACATGGCAAATGCCATGAAGTCTGTGGTGGAGCTTTTGAAGGGCAGGGCGGCAGAGCATACCCAGGGCGTGGAGCAGATGGTGAGACAGTTTACGGAAGAACTGACGAAAACCATGGGCGCTGATTTTGAGAAGCTGGGCTGGACCTTGAACAGCGTGGCAGAGTCCCAGCAGACCGGCGCGGAGAACTGCCGTGAGATGGAGATGACAGCCAGGGAACTTCTGGCGGCCAACCGGGCGATCCTGGATGCGTTTGGGCAGATCAGTTCCAGGCAGGACGAGTTTGCCAGGGAACTGGAGACGCAGCGGAAGATCCTGGCTGACACCTGCAGGAATCTGGATCAGGAGATCGGAAGCCAACTGTATACCTTTCAGCAGATGAAGTCGCTGGAGCGAAGGTAA
- a CDS encoding sialate O-acetylesterase: protein MKMVDLILFMGQSNMAGRGDDLSLAPPVKEGVGYEYRAVSAPDRLMPVSEPFGAEENNPAGVWEPGMKTGSMVSSFINACYKKTRVPVVGVSCSKGGSSILQWMPGTPFWLDAAERCERAESWLSGNGYPVRSVSMAWCQGCTDGDQEMTAAEYKKNTALFFRSWLEFGVQQIFLIRIGDQRDEPQLYEPVQEAQEELAEEISQVVMVSRGFKNLREMGLMKDLYHYKQEGYNLIGAEAGAAAGRYLAGLSQQRYRT from the coding sequence ATGAAAATGGTGGACCTGATCCTTTTTATGGGCCAGAGCAATATGGCAGGGAGGGGGGACGATCTTTCGCTTGCGCCGCCTGTGAAAGAGGGCGTCGGGTATGAGTACCGGGCGGTCAGTGCACCGGACCGGCTTATGCCGGTGTCGGAACCGTTCGGAGCTGAGGAAAATAACCCGGCAGGCGTATGGGAACCGGGGATGAAGACCGGCTCCATGGTGTCTTCTTTTATCAATGCATGTTATAAGAAAACGCGTGTGCCGGTGGTTGGAGTGTCCTGCTCAAAGGGCGGCTCCAGTATCCTGCAGTGGATGCCGGGGACACCTTTCTGGCTGGATGCGGCTGAACGCTGTGAGAGAGCTGAAAGCTGGCTTTCAGGGAATGGATATCCTGTACGGTCAGTGAGTATGGCATGGTGTCAGGGATGTACGGATGGGGACCAGGAAATGACGGCGGCGGAATATAAAAAGAACACAGCGTTGTTTTTCCGGTCCTGGCTTGAGTTTGGGGTTCAGCAGATTTTTTTGATTCGGATCGGAGACCAGAGGGATGAACCACAGCTCTATGAGCCTGTGCAGGAAGCCCAGGAAGAACTGGCGGAGGAGATTTCGCAGGTGGTGATGGTGTCCCGTGGGTTTAAAAACTTGAGGGAGATGGGGCTTATGAAGGATCTTTACCACTATAAGCAGGAGGGCTATAATCTGATTGGGGCAGAGGCGGGCGCCGCAGCCGGGAGGTATCTTGCAGGTCTGTCCCAACAGCGCTATCGGACGTAA
- the xylB gene encoding xylulokinase: MRYLIGIDVGTSATKTVLFDEEGHVTASASQEYPLYQPHNGWAEQRPEDWRDAVLATLKRVVEEAAVPAEEIKGIGISGQMHGLVMLDEAGEVIRPSIIWCDQRTGREVEDMLRILPKERWIEITANPPLTGWTAAKILWVKKNEPECYGRCRHILLPKDYIRYILTGDFATEVSDASGMQLLDVPNRRWSQEVLERLEIDPALLGRVYESCEVTGTVLPEIAEKTGLSEATKVVGGAGDNAAAAVGTGVVKDGTAFTTIGTSGVVFAHSDRVTIDPKGRVHTCCCAVPGAFHVMGVTQAAGLSLKWFKDNFCEDYTEQARGLGVDVYDLINRDIAEVPAGSDRLVYLPYLMGERTPHLDPDCRGVFFGLSAIHTKAHLLRAVMEGVSYSLCDCNEILKEMGIQVDEMMACGGGGRSPVWRQMLADLYRCGVKTVEQTEGPALGVAILAGVGCGIYESVPAACERLVTAAESTVPSGDAERYEAYHRLYDGLYLALRDSYRELAKL, encoded by the coding sequence ATGAGATATCTTATTGGAATTGATGTGGGGACGTCTGCGACCAAGACGGTCCTCTTTGACGAGGAAGGGCATGTTACAGCTTCGGCCTCACAGGAATACCCCCTGTATCAGCCGCACAACGGCTGGGCGGAGCAGCGGCCGGAGGACTGGCGGGACGCGGTCCTTGCCACCTTAAAGCGGGTGGTGGAGGAGGCGGCGGTCCCGGCGGAGGAGATCAAGGGGATCGGGATCTCCGGTCAGATGCACGGTCTTGTGATGCTGGATGAAGCGGGAGAGGTTATCCGCCCGTCCATCATCTGGTGCGACCAGAGAACCGGGCGGGAGGTGGAGGATATGCTGCGCATCCTGCCAAAAGAGCGCTGGATCGAGATCACAGCCAACCCGCCCCTGACGGGATGGACGGCGGCAAAGATCCTGTGGGTGAAGAAAAATGAGCCGGAATGCTATGGGCGGTGCCGGCATATCCTTCTGCCCAAGGACTATATCCGCTATATTCTGACTGGAGACTTTGCGACGGAGGTGTCTGACGCCAGCGGAATGCAGCTTCTGGATGTCCCGAACCGGCGCTGGTCCCAGGAGGTGCTTGAGAGGCTGGAGATCGATCCGGCTCTCTTGGGCCGGGTTTATGAATCCTGCGAGGTCACCGGTACGGTTCTTCCAGAGATTGCGGAAAAGACTGGCCTGTCGGAAGCCACAAAGGTGGTCGGCGGAGCCGGGGACAACGCGGCTGCGGCGGTGGGTACCGGTGTAGTGAAGGACGGGACGGCGTTTACCACCATCGGGACCTCCGGGGTAGTGTTTGCCCACAGCGACCGGGTGACGATCGACCCGAAGGGACGTGTCCACACCTGCTGCTGTGCTGTTCCGGGAGCCTTTCATGTGATGGGAGTGACTCAGGCGGCGGGCCTGTCCTTAAAGTGGTTTAAGGACAATTTCTGTGAGGATTATACGGAACAGGCCAGGGGCCTGGGAGTGGACGTTTACGATCTCATCAACCGGGATATCGCAGAGGTTCCTGCGGGAAGCGACCGGCTGGTCTATCTGCCTTATCTGATGGGAGAGCGGACTCCGCACCTGGATCCGGACTGCCGGGGCGTCTTTTTCGGCTTGTCCGCGATCCATACCAAAGCACATCTGCTGCGCGCCGTGATGGAGGGCGTCTCCTATTCGCTCTGCGACTGCAATGAGATCCTGAAGGAGATGGGAATCCAGGTGGACGAGATGATGGCCTGCGGAGGGGGAGGCAGAAGCCCTGTCTGGAGGCAGATGCTGGCGGATCTGTACCGCTGCGGAGTGAAGACCGTGGAACAGACCGAAGGGCCGGCTCTGGGCGTTGCGATCCTGGCCGGAGTCGGCTGCGGGATATACGAATCCGTGCCGGCGGCCTGCGAGCGGCTGGTCACGGCGGCAGAGAGCACCGTCCCGTCCGGAGATGCAGAGCGGTATGAAGCATATCACCGCCTGTATGACGGGCTGTATCTGGCGCTCAGGGACAGTTACCGGGAGCTGGCAAAGCTGTGA
- the purD gene encoding phosphoribosylamine--glycine ligase produces MKVLIIGGGGREHAIAWKAAQSPKVEKLYCAPGNAGIAGVAECVEIGVMDFDKQAEFAKAQGIDLVIVGPDDPLAAGAVDALEAAGLRVFGPRKAAAILEGSKAFSKDLMKKYNIPTAAYETFDSADAALAYLETAEMPIVLKADGLALGKGVLICNTREEAKEGVKTLMLDKQFGTAGDRIVVEEFMTGREVSVLSFVDGKTIKIMTSAQDHKRAKDGDQGLNTGGMGTFSPSPFYTEEVDAFCREHIYQATVDAMAAEGRAFKGIIFFGLMLTAKGPRVLEYNARFGDPETQVVLPRMKNDIVDVFEACIDGTLDQVALEFEDNAAVCVVLASDGYPEHYKKGFKINGLEAFEDKDGYYVFHAGSRFDSDGDIVTNGGRVLGVTATGKDLKEARANAYQATEWVQFENKYMRHDIGKAIDEAPAK; encoded by the coding sequence ATGAAAGTACTGATAATCGGCGGCGGAGGAAGAGAACATGCGATCGCGTGGAAGGCGGCCCAGAGCCCGAAGGTGGAGAAGCTTTACTGCGCTCCTGGGAATGCCGGGATTGCCGGTGTGGCGGAGTGTGTGGAGATCGGGGTGATGGATTTTGACAAGCAGGCGGAGTTTGCCAAAGCGCAGGGGATCGATCTGGTCATTGTAGGACCAGATGACCCGCTGGCGGCGGGAGCCGTGGATGCGCTGGAGGCGGCCGGACTGCGGGTGTTTGGCCCCAGGAAGGCAGCCGCGATCCTGGAGGGCTCCAAGGCATTTTCCAAGGATCTGATGAAGAAATACAATATCCCCACGGCGGCATATGAGACCTTTGACTCTGCGGATGCGGCGCTTGCCTATCTGGAGACGGCGGAGATGCCGATCGTATTGAAAGCGGACGGCCTGGCTCTTGGGAAAGGGGTGTTGATCTGCAATACCCGGGAAGAGGCAAAAGAGGGCGTAAAGACCCTGATGCTGGACAAGCAGTTCGGCACTGCGGGAGACCGGATCGTGGTTGAGGAATTTATGACCGGACGCGAAGTGTCCGTGCTGTCCTTTGTGGACGGGAAGACCATCAAGATCATGACTTCTGCCCAGGATCACAAGCGCGCGAAGGACGGCGACCAGGGCCTTAATACCGGCGGCATGGGAACCTTTTCACCCAGCCCGTTCTATACGGAGGAAGTGGATGCGTTCTGCCGTGAGCACATCTACCAGGCGACGGTGGATGCCATGGCTGCGGAGGGCCGCGCGTTTAAGGGGATCATCTTCTTTGGACTGATGCTGACTGCAAAGGGACCGCGCGTGCTGGAGTACAACGCCCGGTTCGGGGACCCGGAGACCCAGGTGGTCCTGCCGCGGATGAAGAATGATATTGTGGACGTATTCGAGGCCTGCATTGACGGAACCCTTGACCAGGTAGCGCTGGAGTTTGAGGATAACGCTGCAGTGTGCGTGGTGCTGGCGTCGGACGGTTACCCGGAACACTACAAGAAGGGCTTTAAGATAAATGGTCTCGAGGCATTTGAGGACAAAGACGGCTACTATGTGTTCCACGCCGGGAGCAGATTCGATTCCGACGGGGATATCGTGACAAACGGAGGCCGGGTGCTGGGCGTGACCGCAACCGGGAAGGATTTGAAGGAGGCCCGCGCCAATGCTTATCAGGCGACGGAGTGGGTGCAGTTTGAGAATAAGTATATGAGACATGATATTGGGAAGGCGATTGATGAGGCGCCAGCTAAGTAA
- the purM gene encoding phosphoribosylformylglycinamidine cyclo-ligase — MDYKKAGVDIEAGYKSVELMKEHVKKTMREEVLGGLGGFSGAFSLSKIKEMEEPVLLSGTDGCGTKVKLAIIMDKHDTIGIDAVAMCVNDIACAGGEPLFFLDYIACGKNVPEKIADIVKGVAEGCIQSEAALIGGETAEHPGLMPEEDYDLAGFAVGVCDKKDMITGADLTAGDVLIGMASTGVHSNGFSLVRKVFEKELTKEGLDTYYDQLGATLGEALLAPTRIYVKALKAIRNAGVKVKACSHITGGGFYENIPRMLKDGTRAVVKKDSYEVPAIFKMLAEKGDVAEEMMYNTYNMGLGMIVAVDPADVEKTMEAIKSAGDTPYVVGSIEAGEKGVTLC; from the coding sequence ATGGATTACAAGAAAGCCGGAGTCGATATTGAGGCGGGATATAAGTCTGTAGAGCTGATGAAAGAGCATGTAAAAAAGACCATGCGTGAAGAAGTGCTGGGAGGTCTGGGCGGATTTTCAGGAGCCTTTTCTCTGTCGAAGATCAAAGAGATGGAGGAACCGGTCCTTTTATCCGGCACTGACGGCTGTGGGACCAAGGTAAAGCTGGCGATCATCATGGACAAGCATGACACGATCGGTATTGACGCGGTAGCCATGTGTGTGAACGATATCGCCTGCGCAGGCGGAGAGCCGTTATTTTTCCTGGACTACATCGCCTGCGGGAAGAATGTACCGGAAAAGATCGCGGATATCGTCAAGGGGGTTGCCGAGGGCTGCATCCAGTCTGAGGCTGCGCTGATCGGCGGTGAGACCGCGGAGCATCCGGGACTGATGCCGGAGGAGGATTACGACCTGGCTGGATTTGCAGTTGGCGTATGTGATAAGAAGGATATGATCACCGGCGCGGATCTGACGGCAGGGGACGTGCTGATCGGCATGGCTTCCACCGGCGTTCACTCCAACGGATTCTCCCTGGTCCGCAAGGTATTTGAAAAAGAGCTGACGAAAGAAGGCCTGGACACTTATTATGATCAGTTGGGGGCGACCCTGGGCGAGGCGCTTCTGGCTCCCACGAGAATCTATGTAAAGGCATTGAAGGCGATCCGGAATGCAGGAGTGAAGGTGAAGGCGTGCAGCCATATCACCGGCGGCGGCTTCTATGAGAATATCCCGCGGATGTTAAAGGACGGAACCCGGGCAGTGGTTAAAAAAGACAGCTATGAGGTCCCGGCCATCTTTAAGATGCTGGCGGAAAAAGGCGACGTTGCCGAGGAGATGATGTACAATACCTACAACATGGGCCTTGGCATGATCGTGGCGGTGGATCCGGCTGATGTGGAGAAGACCATGGAAGCCATCAAGTCGGCAGGGGATACCCCGTATGTGGTCGGCTCCATTGAGGCGGGAGAAAAAGGAGTTACTTTATGCTGA
- the purE gene encoding 5-(carboxyamino)imidazole ribonucleotide mutase, translating into MAKVGIVMGSDSDMPVMAKAAEILDKFGIEYEMTIISAHREPDIFFEWAKAAEGKGIKVIIAGAGKAAHLPGMCAAIFPMPVVGIPMKTSDLGGVDSLYSIVQMPSGIPVATVAINGGANAGILAAKILAASDDALLEKVKAYGESLKGDVVKKAEKLENIGYKEYLAQMK; encoded by the coding sequence ATGGCAAAAGTAGGAATTGTAATGGGAAGCGACTCAGATATGCCGGTTATGGCAAAGGCAGCGGAGATCCTGGACAAGTTCGGGATCGAATATGAGATGACGATCATCTCTGCGCACCGGGAGCCTGATATTTTCTTTGAGTGGGCAAAAGCGGCAGAAGGAAAGGGGATCAAGGTCATCATTGCAGGTGCGGGCAAGGCAGCCCATCTTCCGGGCATGTGTGCGGCGATCTTCCCGATGCCGGTGGTAGGAATCCCCATGAAGACTTCCGATTTGGGCGGTGTGGACTCTCTGTACTCCATCGTGCAGATGCCGTCCGGCATTCCGGTTGCCACGGTTGCGATCAACGGCGGCGCCAATGCGGGAATCCTGGCGGCGAAGATCCTGGCTGCTTCCGATGATGCGCTGCTTGAGAAAGTAAAAGCCTACGGGGAGTCTTTAAAGGGCGACGTGGTGAAGAAGGCGGAGAAGCTTGAGAACATTGGATATAAAGAGTATCTGGCACAGATGAAGTAA
- a CDS encoding D-serine ammonia-lyase gives MVTEKTVLGKTWEEWEAAVPVVKDIRALRETGWRNPDKCCFKDAAAGCELTMEDILDASSRLERFAPYFKAVFPETAAFGGILESPVKEIPRMKEALEAQEETALPGRLWAKLDSHLPISGSIKARGGIYEILKTAEDIALEHGLLHEGDDYRVFDSPEFKELFSRYSVGVGSTGNLGLSIGIMSAKLGFRVTVHMSADARQWKKDMLRSKGVTVMEYESDYSVAVTEGRRLAEKDPYCHFVDDENSKTLFLGYSVAALRLKKQFEEQYIQVDQDHPLFVYLPCGVGGGPGGVAFGIKMIFKDAAHCFFAEPTHSCCMMLGMATGENHRVSVQDFGIDNLTVADGLAVGRASGFVGQLMRPFMSGCYSLMDERMYRMLAQLADSEGIYLEPSALAGMYGPVLLERHPAFREYLKKEGLEKAVHNSIQLVWATGGSMVPEEEMEQYYQTGKALIV, from the coding sequence ATGGTTACAGAGAAGACAGTGCTTGGGAAAACATGGGAGGAATGGGAAGCGGCAGTTCCGGTCGTAAAGGACATCCGTGCGCTGAGGGAAACGGGCTGGAGGAATCCGGATAAATGCTGCTTTAAAGATGCCGCAGCGGGGTGCGAACTGACCATGGAGGATATTTTGGATGCCAGCAGCAGGCTGGAGCGGTTTGCCCCGTATTTTAAGGCTGTATTTCCGGAGACGGCTGCTTTTGGAGGAATCCTGGAATCACCTGTGAAAGAGATCCCGCGGATGAAGGAAGCGCTGGAAGCGCAGGAGGAGACAGCGCTGCCCGGAAGACTCTGGGCCAAGCTGGACAGCCATCTGCCGATCTCCGGTTCCATCAAGGCGCGGGGAGGTATTTATGAGATATTAAAGACGGCGGAGGATATCGCCCTGGAGCACGGGCTTTTGCATGAAGGGGATGATTACCGTGTGTTCGACAGCCCGGAGTTTAAGGAGCTTTTTTCCAGATATTCCGTAGGAGTCGGTTCTACCGGAAACCTGGGTCTGTCCATCGGGATCATGAGCGCGAAGTTGGGCTTCCGCGTGACCGTACATATGTCTGCTGATGCGCGCCAGTGGAAGAAGGATATGCTCCGCAGCAAGGGCGTGACAGTCATGGAATATGAGTCGGACTACAGCGTTGCGGTTACCGAAGGGCGCAGGCTGGCGGAGAAGGATCCGTACTGCCATTTTGTGGACGATGAGAATTCAAAGACCCTGTTTTTGGGGTATTCCGTGGCGGCCCTGCGGCTTAAGAAGCAGTTTGAGGAGCAGTATATCCAGGTGGATCAGGATCACCCGCTGTTTGTATATCTGCCCTGCGGCGTGGGCGGAGGTCCGGGCGGAGTGGCTTTTGGGATCAAAATGATCTTTAAGGATGCGGCGCACTGCTTTTTTGCAGAGCCGACCCATTCCTGCTGTATGATGCTGGGGATGGCAACTGGTGAGAATCACAGGGTGAGTGTCCAGGACTTTGGGATCGATAACCTGACTGTAGCGGATGGCCTGGCAGTAGGGCGGGCGTCCGGGTTTGTGGGGCAGTTGATGCGGCCGTTTATGAGCGGCTGTTATTCCCTGATGGATGAGCGGATGTACCGGATGCTGGCCCAGTTGGCGGACAGCGAAGGGATCTATCTGGAACCCAGCGCCCTGGCGGGGATGTACGGGCCTGTGCTTCTGGAGCGGCATCCGGCTTTTCGGGAGTATTTAAAAAAAGAAGGGCTTGAGAAGGCGGTGCACAACAGTATCCAGCTTGTCTGGGCTACTGGTGGCAGCATGGTGCCGGAGGAAGAGATGGAACAGTACTACCAGACCGGAAAAGCACTTATCGTGTAA
- a CDS encoding gluconate:H+ symporter — protein MNVLIAFVITMVILLVSLIVFKVSPGVSLFTCAVIMALLCGLPLTDTLGHLTSGFGSIMTSIGLLILFGGIFGMMLGDSGGMEELAKGLLRTFGKKNDMLALNLAGFIVSIPVYFGSAYITLNPLVTSLQKFTKKKTTAYVAALFTGLLLTHCVVAPTPGPLAVAGQIGANVGWFIIYGIIVALPASLLCGWQYANIMNKRSTAADRNEAKAAAAEILENEELLKADPEKPSAGLTLALIALPIVLIVINSICSVLLPADNVVNMVFAFLGNNNVALFIAMIVSGFVLRKYLVPVVSPTLWNYIDKTSDSMGNILMVIGCGNCFGTILQKSGLGDALVDLLSRMNIPVILLAFVLAMIIRAAVGSATVAMLTTVSIVGPSAVAMGMSPVIVGLAICVGTVGLTLPTDAAFWMPARYSNLTVKEAFVATTYPTTLASLTGFAVVLLLNIFSGALPGMY, from the coding sequence ATGAACGTATTAATCGCATTTGTAATAACCATGGTGATCCTGTTGGTGTCCCTGATCGTCTTCAAGGTCAGCCCGGGCGTATCCCTTTTTACCTGCGCAGTCATTATGGCTCTGCTCTGCGGGCTTCCGCTCACGGATACCCTGGGGCATCTGACAAGCGGCTTTGGAAGCATTATGACCAGTATCGGACTGCTGATCCTGTTTGGCGGTATTTTCGGAATGATGCTGGGAGATTCCGGCGGTATGGAGGAGCTGGCGAAGGGGCTGCTGCGCACCTTCGGAAAAAAGAACGACATGCTGGCATTAAACCTGGCCGGTTTCATCGTCTCCATCCCGGTATACTTTGGTTCTGCCTACATAACCTTAAATCCGCTGGTGACCAGCCTTCAGAAGTTCACCAAAAAGAAAACGACCGCATATGTGGCGGCGCTCTTTACAGGCCTTTTGCTGACCCACTGTGTGGTGGCTCCCACGCCCGGCCCTCTGGCTGTGGCGGGACAGATCGGCGCCAATGTGGGGTGGTTTATCATCTACGGCATCATTGTGGCGCTTCCGGCAAGCTTGCTGTGCGGCTGGCAGTATGCTAATATAATGAACAAGAGATCCACCGCAGCGGACAGAAACGAGGCGAAGGCGGCGGCAGCGGAGATCCTGGAAAATGAGGAGCTTTTAAAGGCGGACCCGGAAAAACCATCTGCAGGCTTAACCCTTGCCCTGATCGCCCTTCCGATCGTGCTGATCGTCATCAATTCGATCTGCAGCGTACTGCTTCCGGCGGACAATGTGGTCAATATGGTATTTGCTTTTCTGGGCAATAATAATGTGGCCCTGTTCATCGCCATGATCGTGTCTGGCTTTGTGCTCCGCAAATACCTGGTGCCGGTGGTCAGCCCGACGCTGTGGAACTATATCGACAAGACGTCGGATTCCATGGGCAACATTCTGATGGTAATCGGCTGCGGCAACTGTTTTGGAACGATCCTGCAAAAGAGCGGATTGGGGGATGCTCTGGTAGATCTGCTGTCCAGGATGAACATCCCGGTCATTCTGCTGGCATTTGTGCTGGCTATGATCATCCGTGCGGCAGTCGGCTCCGCTACGGTTGCGATGCTGACCACTGTGTCGATCGTGGGTCCGTCGGCGGTGGCGATGGGGATGTCGCCGGTCATCGTAGGTCTTGCGATCTGTGTGGGCACGGTAGGCCTCACCCTTCCGACGGACGCCGCGTTCTGGATGCCGGCCAGGTACAGTAACCTGACGGTAAAGGAGGCGTTTGTCGCGACCACATATCCGACCACCCTTGCCAGCCTCACCGGCTTTGCAGTGGTGCTGCTGCTCAATATCTTTTCCGGAGCCCTGCCTGGAATGTACTAA
- a CDS encoding D-aminoacylase: MLEVLIKNAKIIDGSGAPSFMGCVGIQDGRIVMAQGDEESKEVIDAAGRVVCPGFIDAHSHGDMRLGTEDAHLFKTTQGVTTEIVGQCGLSMAPVAPENLVDIQNMLSMGTTSFPEDMVNWTSFSRYLEYADTQPLTANVKMYIGHSSLRIAVMGMANRPATDEELEKMKEILRDAMEAGAAGFSTGLIYTPSCYAEEKEIIELAKVIAPYNGIYASHMRNESNEIVEAVKETINVGRQAGVRVDISHHKMLGKPNWGKQKETLRLIHEAREEGIQVICDQYPYTCNMTTLNACMPPWYFENGFSSMTDKLRDPEFRRKLRAEMEDPETPYDNYYLNAGGWGGVYVYSSPRTPLAEGRFITEYAAEIGKDPWEAFFDLCVENNCETGGVFSSMCDEDVCEIIRDPYCVVGSDGLTRSWNEKGHPRASGTFPHAITYFVREKKILTLEEAIHKMTGLTAEYLLVKNKGLIRDGYDADLVIFDYDRLQDTATYSNSNSITEGIDYVYVNGQLVYHDKQFTGVMSGKMLRHKG; this comes from the coding sequence ATGTTAGAGGTGTTGATTAAAAATGCAAAGATTATTGATGGCAGCGGAGCGCCGTCTTTTATGGGGTGTGTAGGGATACAGGATGGCAGGATCGTGATGGCACAGGGGGATGAGGAGTCCAAAGAAGTGATCGATGCTGCGGGGCGCGTTGTCTGCCCAGGATTTATCGACGCACATTCTCACGGGGATATGAGGCTTGGTACGGAGGACGCGCATCTGTTTAAGACGACACAGGGGGTGACCACGGAGATCGTCGGTCAGTGTGGTCTGTCCATGGCTCCGGTTGCGCCTGAAAATCTTGTGGATATCCAGAACATGCTGTCTATGGGGACCACAAGTTTTCCGGAGGACATGGTGAACTGGACGAGCTTTAGCAGATATTTAGAGTATGCCGACACACAGCCGCTCACGGCCAATGTCAAGATGTATATCGGCCACAGCAGTTTGAGGATCGCGGTCATGGGCATGGCGAACCGCCCGGCTACGGACGAAGAGCTGGAAAAAATGAAAGAGATCTTAAGGGATGCGATGGAGGCCGGTGCGGCAGGGTTTTCCACGGGTTTGATCTATACGCCCAGCTGTTATGCAGAGGAGAAGGAGATCATTGAGCTGGCGAAGGTGATCGCGCCTTACAACGGAATCTATGCAAGCCATATGCGCAATGAATCCAACGAGATCGTGGAAGCGGTGAAGGAAACCATCAATGTGGGCAGGCAGGCGGGGGTCCGCGTGGATATCTCCCATCACAAGATGTTGGGCAAACCCAACTGGGGAAAACAAAAAGAGACGCTGCGCCTGATCCATGAGGCGCGGGAGGAGGGGATCCAAGTCATCTGCGACCAGTATCCTTACACCTGCAACATGACTACGCTGAATGCCTGTATGCCGCCGTGGTATTTTGAAAATGGATTCAGTTCCATGACGGACAAGCTGAGAGATCCGGAATTCCGCAGAAAGCTGAGAGCGGAGATGGAGGACCCGGAAACCCCGTATGACAATTACTACTTAAATGCCGGAGGCTGGGGCGGTGTGTACGTCTATTCTTCTCCCAGGACTCCGCTGGCGGAAGGGCGTTTCATCACAGAGTATGCGGCAGAGATTGGAAAGGACCCATGGGAGGCTTTCTTTGACCTGTGTGTAGAGAACAACTGTGAGACTGGAGGCGTATTCAGCAGTATGTGCGACGAAGACGTCTGTGAGATCATCCGCGACCCGTACTGCGTTGTGGGCAGCGACGGTCTGACCCGCAGCTGGAATGAGAAGGGCCATCCGCGCGCCAGCGGGACATTCCCTCATGCGATCACCTATTTTGTCCGGGAAAAGAAAATCCTGACGCTGGAGGAAGCCATCCACAAGATGACGGGGCTGACTGCCGAATATCTTCTGGTGAAGAATAAAGGCCTGATCCGGGACGGCTATGATGCGGACCTGGTGATCTTTGATTACGACCGGCTGCAGGATACAGCCACATACAGCAATTCCAACAGCATTACCGAGGGGATCGACTACGTGTATGTCAATGGACAGCTCGTCTATCATGATAAGCAGTTTACCGGCGTTATGTCCGGAAAGATGCTTCGCCACAAAGGATAA